A window of Candidatus Methylomirabilis tolerans genomic DNA:
CCATCCTGACTGAATCTGTCAAACCGCCGTATACGTGATCCGTATATACGGTGGCGTGGGAGGGGGAAGGCCGTGAGGCCCCTCCCGACCCCGATTGGGTTTTATGCAGGTTGACAACGATTAAAGATTCAGGCCATATTTGGTACTATTAATGGACTGGAGGTCATCATAATGAAAATTAAAGAAGACATTAAACCCGTTTCTTATTTGAAGTCTCGGTCTGCTGATTTAATATCCCAAATTCACGAAACTCATAGGCCAGTGATAATTACTCAGAATGGTGAACCACGTGCAGTCATTCAGGACGCGGAGTCCTATGAAAAAACAATCAATTCTCTAAACTTGATGAGAATATTGGCGCATGGAGAGAAAGCCATCTAAAAAGGGGACACCATAAAACAAGAAGACCTTTTTAAGCACATTGATGAAACATTAATGAACAGGAAGACACATAAATAGACCATGAAAAGATTC
This region includes:
- a CDS encoding type II toxin-antitoxin system Phd/YefM family antitoxin, whose amino-acid sequence is MKIKEDIKPVSYLKSRSADLISQIHETHRPVIITQNGEPRAVIQDAESYEKTINSLNLMRILAHGEKAI